The Salmo salar chromosome ssa02, Ssal_v3.1, whole genome shotgun sequence genome segment CACAACCCCCATCCTGTAGTTACTGTACTGTCCATATCAGTTAGGCCTGCTGTATGTTAACTGCGTATGCTTAAGTTTAAGATGTGGGCACTGATCGTTTTGATTTTCTACTGTATGCACTATGACTGCATAGATATTAAGATCACCACAATATCACATTAATATTGCTACTGTATGACAAGTCTCAAGTATTCTTTTTTTACTCTTAAGTACCTTTATATGTTCTCTTCTCAGTGTTGTGTACAGCTGTTATTCAGACAGACCAACTGCATTATTGTTCTTCTGTGCGTTGAGTGGAATGGAGATATGATGCGGCCACATTCGTTTTTTAAAGCACACACTCCTCTCGGACCGCTCTGGCATGTGAAGATCTATACGTGTCTTCTATGGTATGAGGATGGGACGCAGCTATGGCAACATGGGGTGCATTATGCTATAGAGATCTGTGCAGGCGAGCTCATGTTGACTAAAGCTCTCGTCACTCGTCTTATTTCAATTACGATATGATTGGCTGGTGCTTAGTAACTTGAGTTTTGACCAAGGATTCCCTAGGCCGTGGTAATATGAAAATAAAGGATCATACTTCTCAAGCAATATTTTAAATATCATACTGTCTTAATTCTGACATCTATGATAATTTACCTGCAGGTCATAGGATTGAGGTATATTAGACGTTAGGATGGTGGCAGGTGGAACCTGTCCAGGTAACAAGATGTAACTTGTCTGATGTGTGTTATCTGTATTAGTGGCTTGACTGACGTAACCCAACCGGACCGCACAGAGAAACGTCCAAACGTATGGACAGATTCTTGAATGTATCAATACAACCAAGCACCAACCACCCAGCCGTAGCCTGTGGAGAAGTAGGTTATATCAGGCCTCTGAACGCACCATGCAGTCTACTGAAAAGTAGGTTATATCAGGCCTCTGCATGCACCATGCAGTCTACTGAAAAGTAGGTTATATCAGGCCTCTGAACGCACCATGCAGTCTACTGAAAAGTAGGTTATATCAGGCCTCTGAACACACCATGCAGTCTACTGAAAAGTAGGTTATATCAGGCCTCTGAACGCACCATGCAGTCTACTGAAAAGTAGGTTATATCAGGCCTCTGAACGCACCATGCAGTCTACTGAAAAGTAGGTTATATCAGGCCTCTGAACGCACCATGCAGTCTACTGAAAAGTAGGTTATATCAGGCCTCTGAACGCACCATGCAGTCTACTGAAAAGTAGGTTATATCAGGCCTCTGAACGCACCATGCAGTCTACTGAAAAGTAGGTTATATCAGGCCTCTGCATGCACCATGCAGTCTACTGAAAAGTAGGTTATATCAGGCCTCTGCATGCACCATGCAGTCTACTGAAAAGTAGGTTATATCAGGCCTCTGCATGCACCATGCAGTCTACTGAAAAGTAGGTTATATCAGGCCTCTGAACGCACCATGCAGTCTACTGAAAAGTAGGTTATATCAGGCCTCTGCATGCACCATGCAGTCCCATCCTGCTGCAGTATGCTCCTACTGCGACCTACAAAATCTATATACATTGGGTTCCCAAATGTTTGACACACTgcataaagatgagcaataatgactgtaaaataaataattcaaatactgaactAAATTGTATgtaacaaaacaataaagggaaattatattatttgatAATACTTTTGCTCAGAGAAAGATCTAcctcaaaaaggtaggggtcaaaatgattgaaACGCCAAAGGGTTCttataaagtagtcaaaagtttcaTATTcgatcccatattcctagcacacaatgactacaccAATGACTACAATGACTCtaaaaacttgttggatgcaacaacaacaacaaaacatgtcattgcatgctgggaatatgggaccaaataaacTTTTGACTGACTTTATTTctaagaatctttaggggtgtcaattTTGGCATTCCTTTTTGAGAAAAAtacatattacttgttaaacaatctCTCACTGTATTAGTATAAATCAATAATTtccccctttaaaaaaaaaaaacaatatagcTCAATATTTGAATTACTTCATACaatcattattgctcatctttatggAGGGTGTCAATCATTAAGACCCCACTATAATTACTGCACTTTTATTTTACTATATGCTGTACATAGACTGACAATGCAAAATCAATGcccatatttttttttcttttcttacaATATCATTCAGTattgtaatatatttaatataaaaTAAAACTTTCATCGATATtttctgtgtatgtatgtttagTTTCCCTTAAGGTTATTGCTAAAGGAGGCAGCATTAATGAACATGTATTACTACATGGTGGAAAAGCAACATATTACATCAAGCAAACAGTCAGAGACAACATCCAGCAGAAAAACACAAGCGTACTTCCCCCCCTTTTTGTCAGCCCTCTTTCTCGACCTCTAACTCTGTCCAGGGGTGCAGAGCCAGGATGAATGTCGAGGAGTCATCCTACCTAGGGTATGATAGGTAGGAACATCACCCTGACTTCCACAATATTGAAAACATTCCAGGCTGAGTGAACATGAATCAAGTTCAAACCCTTTTTCAAAACTGCAGAACATATtaaccctgaatgttccacagttCAGCTCAAACTGAGGCGGTGGGGCCCCATGTGAGTGTGTTCTTGGCTGGGACCGCCCCTCTCAGCGCCTGTAGCCTATCACAGTGCTGGGACTCCGTTGCCATAgaggcatccttgtctaatgatTGGCGGATACAGGTCTTGAGGTGTGCGATGCCAAAACCGGTGGCAGCTGAGATAGGAACCACGTGTCTGAAATCCATGTTGTTCTTAGGAACCATATCGTCAGGTAACAGGTGGGAGAACTCTGAAAGGGAGGAGAACACCAGGGGGGCACTATGAGTAGTCTAATGTCACAGATCATACACCTTAATTACCTAAGTATTACCTTAGTTTATAATCTATGTATATCATTAGATTACCATGTGGGTTTAGGAGTTGCTCCTGCAGCTCTGTGAGTTTGTCCTCTGCATCAGGCAGGTCCATCTTATTGACCACCAACACAGCAGGCTTACACGGGAGATCCTCCTTATACAGCTCCAACTCCTATaggaggggttgagagagagcaggggacgGGCGGCAGAGagtgggataaggagagagagagagaacatattgTGATACTGGTGCTCGGAGGGAGTGGGTGGTTTctgtgtaccgtaatttccggactattaagcgcacctgaatataagccgcacccacttttttttttacataaataagccgtacatgtctataagccgcaggtgcctaccggtacattgaaacaaatgaactttacacaggctttaacgaaacacggcttgtaacaaaaataaataggctttaacgaaacacggcttgtaacaaaaaaataaaaattagcagtaagctttaggttgtctttttgcactgagtcaattcctcacgctgctgtttccaacgtcttatcatcgactcattaagaccaagctcccgtgcagcagctctatttccttttccaacagccagatcaatcgccttcaacttgaaagctgaatcatatgcatttctctgtatcttttccatgatgagggtgacaaaatgactaccgcaatcagaatgatgggaagtttgagagcgctcgatttaatctaaacagtaaacaaaaaaattgtttgaccttaacccgttcggcaatttcattggtctaatgaaagcttcatgccgccaaacaactgagcacgtcacagaatgaaagcgggaaaaatccatatattagccgcgtcattgtttaagccgcgaggttcaaagcctgggaaaaaagttgaggcttatagtccggaatttacggtagatgTGTCCTGCTAGCCTCACTTTAATTAAAAGTTGAACAGCCTCAAAAGCAGACCTAAAGGGCGTTTTGCTTGCCAGCTGGAAACCACAAACGTCCACCTATGaccagagagagaagatagacttCATCAGTATTACAGCTAGAGGCTTTCTCGCCACAAATCTCCTTGAGACTTTGACCATAAATTGTGTTTGTGTTTAGGTCGAACCACAAAGAGCAGCTGTCTGGTCCTCTCCACGTGTTTGAGGAACTGGTGGCCCATGCCTCTATTCATGTGGGCCCCCTCTATCAGCCCTGGGAGGTCTGCCACTGAGATCTACACCAATCCCAGAAGAGAACACAGAATGGACCaatcagaggagagagaacaccgAGTATTGACAAACCAGAAGAAAGACAATCTTGAGAATGAACCAATCAGGTGAAGGAAAACATTGAGTCACACAAAAGGGAGGAAGTGACCTCATTTGCTTCTCTTACCTGTTTATGGTCTTCATACATGACCTTGCCAATCTCCGGTCTCAGAGTGGTGACTGCagaacaacaacacaaacatttaCCATTCATAAATAACTCAAACATCATGGTGTCATCCTCCATTCAAATATTTGACAAAAAACTGGGTAATATATGGAACATTCACTTCAACGggatgtgtgtgtaaatgtgcacTCAATACTCACAGGCATAGCTGGCAATCTGGGGTTTGGCGTGAGACAGGGCGGTCAGTAGAGAGGACTTTCCTGCATTGGGGAACCTGGTAATGATGGAGGGGGAAATCATGAAGTCAATGTGTTCctgtatgattgtgtgtgtgtgaatgtgtgtcccctgtctcaccccaccagGCCGAGGTCAGCGATGAGTTTGAGGTCCAGTCGTATCTGTCTAGTCTGGCCCTTACTGGGCAGGAACTCTGAGTGGTAGGAGCCTCCTTGACCCCCTCTGGCCACCAGCACACGATCCCCCTCAGTGTTCAGCTCACCTATGGAGGGGATTGATGAACTATAGTCAGTTGAATTTACACCCAACACTCTCATCCTGAGTGCAGACATCAACATCATCTTCAACCAGTACACAGTGCCTTGTGTCAGTGAAGGAGGTGTATCGTGTGTTAAGACTTACTGAGGACCTTTCCATCATCGTTGGTGACAGTAATGCCAGGAGGAGCCAGGACttcttggtcctctcctttctgCCCCCTCAGAGCAcggacactacactacactacactacactacacacacacgcacacgcacacacacacacgggactaGATTGCTGGTAGTTCATGTCATGACGCTTCCAAAAAGGACATTAGAAATAATTGTTGTCAAATTATTTCATGGGTTATCCAATATGTGTGCCGTCTACATATATAAGTGATCGACCGATGAGCTCATCGAGTTGTGGTCCAGACATACCTGCTGTTGGTTCCTACTCCAGCGATGAAGCGTTTCTGGGGGTACTTATCCTTGACCCTCTTCAGCGTCATCTCCTTCTGAGCCACCACCCACacgtctccccctttccctccctgaCCCCCCAGACGGGGAAGCCCCATCCCCCCACTTCCCCCTCGCACATACAAACGCAGGTTGTCCACAAAGTTACCATACTGGAGGAAAGAGTAGCGATGACATCACTCAACACTTTGCGTCAGACAACTGAAATATCTACAGCAATTAATATATTGTACTGTCTTCTACAATGACGTGGACAGTAACGTTGGGCTACACAGTGAAACTATTTCCATTTCCATAGCTAGCAAGTTCATTGTAGAAACGACCATGTAAAACTGATAGAACAGCACAATCAACTAGCTACGAAACTGACCGTGAAGGGCAACAGAAGACCACCTACGACTAGCAAACTAAGCTAGCTAGCATGGCTACCTGGATAGTAGAGCcacacagacaggaggggttagttaTAAATATATTTGGTATAGCTAGCTATCTTGTTAGCGAATTATGATGCAACTGTATTTGTAACACTGGGTTGCTAACCTTCCGGTAACAAATCCTACTGATCCAAACCATTTTGACTGAATATTTAGAAGTTACAGTTGACCGTTTGTGGCATTTTTGCCTGAAGACGTCAGATTAGCCGTTCACATGTGTTGTTATAGGTTGTTTGGTGTTGGAACAGGAAACAGCAAACGGGGCGGTGATTCGATGATGTCAGCGTCAGTCAAGGTAGCTAGTCccgcctccctctcctccccagctAAACTATGCACACAAAATATTAGTTTATGTTGTGGGATTTTACCTGTAGTCTTAGTCTACAAAGAAATCAGTGTTTTGAACAATAATTTGGTTACATCTCTTTGATAGCCTATACTAGTGGTGTTTTTGAAAGGTTAACTAATTTTAGGTTAGGCCCTATTTGTTTGTAATGTTACAGCATACTCTACCCAAATTAATTAATTCAtcccattcagtcagtcagtctgttggTCAATCAGTCAGACATAGCCTATAGAGGCTATGGACGTTTTTCTTTGAGAGGGAGATCATTACGTACACCTCTGATTTCACTACTCACATTTTCTGTTGATAGGAACATAATGGGATGAATTAATTAATTTGGGTAGCGATAGGAGAGAGAGCCCTGAGTGGCCAAGAGCTGGGAATGCAGAGACAAATAGCCTAAGAGAAAGAAGGCTAAAGTAAAATATAGGCTACCTGTCACagtaggcaggtagcctatattTTACTTTAGCCTTCTTTCTCTTAGGCTATTTGTCTGCATTCCCAGCTCTTGGCCACTCAGGGCTCTCTCTCCTATCGCTCCCCACCGCCTCTTCCAACACCATGCCCAACCTTTTGATCGGGACCGGGGGAGTGGGGCTCGGTGGCTTCAGTGCTCCTGGTAACCTGGACGAGATCGACTCTGGCTGCTGGGACTCGTCTTCCCTCGCGGGGATCCAGACACGGCGGTTGCGCCTGGCGGACAGCTGGGGCGCACTGGGGATTTCATGACATACTTGCGCGCGTCGCAGAGGCAGAAGCACAACGAGCTGTTCCTAGAGCTCGCACAGCACTTCTGGGCCATGTACGTGGACTGCATGCTGTCCCGCGCGCACGGACTGGGGAAGCGTGGCTTCACGACAACGCTGTCCGAGCTGCTTGTCATGGAAGTATCCCCAAATTACGCACAGAGTTAAACACAGAGCGAGTGTTGTCTTTGGGCACAATACTATGCGTAGGGCTACTGCAAGTGTGACAAGTGTTTCAGATGAACCATTCTAATCTACCACCCTCCCGATATAGTGTTTTATTATTTAGAGTTCTGCAATAGGTGGCTAAAAACGATTGGATGTCTATGAACAGTTCTTAGCACCACGAGTAGCCTATACCGAGGACATAGCCTTCGATACGGCGCTTTGAATAGATGTTTAAGCAGCTTGTCAGACATATTCAAACCTGAAAAGTTGTCTGAAGTCAAGTGTATACCCTAAATTCATATCCCATCTGTTGTGTGATATGCATTATGAGAGTTTATCCCAAAACAGATTTGGATGTTGCCTTATTTCAGGATTTAGGTTTGCAACTTTCTATTGCTGATGTTGGTGAAGACTTTGGTGTAGATCAGTTGGGTCTCCGTATTGAAAGGTCCTACTTTTCCTGAGTTAGTCAAACCAGCAGAGAAGGCCAGCTTGGGTCTATATGTGAGCACAGGGGAGTACACAGGACACATACATAATGATAATGGAGAAACAAGTAAAAATTAACAATGCAAGATGTCTTTGGAAATATCTTAGTCAGCAGACAAGAAGAAAGGCAACAATTTAAACTTTGAAAATAAATGATAAAGTGGTGGCTGACGCATTTTAGCACTAACGTTTTTATCAGAGCAAACTTGAGATAAAGTTGTTAGTCTGTGTACCTGTATTCTGTCTCTTCAGCTATTCCACCTGGCTCCCCAAGGCTGACAGTTCTGCTGACATAAAGACAGCACATCCGTTACCTTAACTTATCTGTAATTATTTGTAAGCCATATATTCATATTACCTGCGTTGTCTGTCTTCAGCACCTCTACCTGGCTGTCACTCTTGCCCCCATGGCTGACAGTGCTGCTGCTTGTGCTGGAGTtgtagaataaaataaaaaaatatgttcaaGCATGTCATCTTCAAGCTATTGTTGATTGCTACTAAATTGTAtcaatactgtagtaataattcCCTACTGATTGCTTATGATCATACCCGCATACCTGCATTCTCTCTCTTCAGCtcctctccctaacccctccactCTCCCCCTGAGCCCAtgtcccagacagacagaacagcaacaccaGCAGAGCTGGTATTTCCTACTCAGAAGTAAAATGAGCGttaaggataaaaaaaaaagtgaaatcaTTGAAACTTGTTGAGcttaaaatgtattttcaaaataatgtttcaatgattacattttttttgtccttATTCCCCATTCTACTTCTGAGGAAGGGCAGATAAATCTTTCAAAGTTGAAGAGAGATTTAATATTTAACCACAAGAGGGAATAATTGTCACATTTTGACAGGCTATTGTATTGTACACTGGTGTGCACCTGTATTTGTGTACTTTTTACCCATGACTTTACTTGTCCTTGGTGATATTTTAACGTTCCACTGAGTTGCAACATGTGTTGGTTTCTCATGCATCAGATTACCAAGACCAGTGTGTATAAAGAAGAGGACTGAGCCCAGTAGACTACATTAGTTCTGAAGAGGTATTGTTTCAGAATGAGGGGTGCTGGAGCTCTGCtggtgttgttgttctgtctgtctgggacaTGGGCTCAGGGCCAGagtggaggggttagggagaaTGACATCACTCTACagaggccaacactttacatgttgcgtttatatttttgttcagtataatttttTTGAACAATTTTGTTCCGTTTGATTTTCAAGCTAATGtgttacaaacaacaacaaaaatataaacgcaacatgtaaagtgttggtccccttgctcaagagctgaaataaaagatctcattCATTTTCCatgcgcacaaaaagcttatttctctcaaattgagcacaaatttgtttacatttctcctttgccaagataatccatccaccttacaggtgtggcatatcaagaagctgattaaacagcattacacaggtacaccttgtgctggggacaataaaaggccactaaaatatgcagttttgtcacacatcacaatgccacagatgtgtcaagttttgagggagcgtgcaattggcatgctaactgcaggaatggtttctctaccataagccacctccaatgtcattttagagaatttagcagcatgttcaatcggcctcacaactgcagaccatgagtaaccacgccagcccaggacctccacaacaAGTTTCCTCtcttgcgggatcgtctgagaccagtcacccttttgtggggaaaaactcattctgattggctgggcctggctccccagtgggtgggcctggctccccagtgggtgggcctatgcccccccccggctgcgcccctgcccagtcatgtgaaatccaaagaTTAGGGGCCTAATTGATTTATTTCAATTTTGacagattttcttatatgaactgtaactcagtcaaatgattgtatgttgcatttatacttttgttcagtatagattttATTGGGTCTATTGGTATGTCAAAGAAACAttttgtgttcttggggaccaatGGGGCCTAGATGATTGTGACAAATTTCACAAGTTTGGCTTCTCACCATCTGACGAACACGTTGGAAGGGGTAGCATTGATATAGTTTGTCATGATGGTTGATGTGGATGGTGGTCGGGGAGGCCAGCCCCGGTCATGGATTGGGGTTGGTAGCTGTCCTCCAGGCTGGGTCAGCCTCCATTCATGAACAAGTGGTTGTGCTGAGCCTGTTGGCATGGCCAGCCTCCAGCCGTAGGCCATGGTTGTGCTGGCACCTCCCGGTTGTGAACAGAGGTTGAGCTGGCTGCTGCCATTGTGCAAGAAGCCTGAGGAGTCAAGGTTGTGCTGAGCCTGCTGCGGCGCTAACCCCTGAGCGTAGCCGGTCATGGACCAGGGTTGAGCTGGCCCGCCTTAGGGCAGGGTGCATATAGGATGAGCAGAATCAAGAAACAGCATGCACTTGCCGTACAGACTGTTTGTAAGACAGATGTACAAAGGCGTGAAGGATGCCGTTTATATACTATGAGGGTGGTTGATTATTGAGATTGAGGCTGACTTGTAGCTAATGAAGATTGGACGTAGGTGAGCAAATTAGCGTGGTCTATGACCATTTAAGGAGTTCCTTGCTAGTAGCCCGCGGGTTCCaattaattttacctttatttaactaggcaaatcagttaagaacaaattcttattttcaattacagcctaggaacagtgggttaactgcattgttcaggggcagaacgacagattgttaccttgtcagcttggggattcgatattgcaacctttcggttactagtcccaacgctctaaccactattctacctgccgccccaagatGGGTGTCTGGGCCCATATATGGATTTCCTGCCGCGTTCCAATATGGACGTTAACTACAATATAGCGTCATCAAATTGGTCAATTTTGGTTTCCTCGTCGGGTTCTTGAACCAGAAGAAGCCGCGCGATGGTCTGAGCGCGCGCTCTTTGCCGAGACTACGAATCTGCCCTACCGGTGCAGCGCGACTGaacgagagtgagtgagggaggtgGTATGTGTGTCATCTCATGAGCTCGATAGAGCCTCCCACCGGCGACTGCATATATACAGCGAGAGCGGCGGCCGTTGGCCGTACAGAGGAGCGATTGGGAGATATAGAGATACATCGTACCGAGGTAAGTAGCCTACAGAGCTGCCGCCTCagagctgagggatggtgttgcTGCTTTCTCTTGGAGGGATGCGGAGAGCTAGAGGATGCCCGGGAGTGTCTGACCTAAATTATAGGAGGTACCCTACAAGGATGATGAAATTGTCGCTATTCGCATGTGCGCCCGCGTACGATGGAATCACTCTCAAGATCACGGAGGGGAGAGACTGAGTAGCATACCCTATAGCAGCCTAATATAGGATGCTGTATAGATTGTGTAACGGGTCAAAATCGCAGTGCCTTTCAAACTAGACAAGTCCTGTGATGGGCGGTAATTGTGCAATCCACAAGCCTATTTGTAGAGAATGTAACATTGATTACAGTAACAatcatacatttttgtctcagaAATATGACAAATTTGCTAAATTCTTATTGTGGTATAGGCATAGTTAGCCAAATGGAGGGGTTGAAttaagccctgtttatacctggtgcaCACTTTGTcctcattctgattgtgcccacatttgtaGACAGGTATAGACGATTAACAGCCACATTGTGATCCGATCTTCCTGACCACCTTCGGAGGTAGTCAGGCACACAAGCCAAACCATTTAAATCATCAATATACCTGCCTCTAAACTCATTGTCAGGTAGCAGCACCATTGATTTATGTAATCAGTAAATGTCTTTaaatacatattattattatctgtctgGCCAGATTATCTGTCAAATAACAGCTAATCTGGCTACAATGCGACACAGTGGATGGATAAGAGACACATTCTAATACAATCTGTAAACAAAACAAACCATAATCAGATAGTGATTGGATCATATTGATCAGATCCCCAAACTCACGTTAGTGCATGGTGTAAACGAGGCTTTAGAGTACAAGAACATAAAACACAATTACAGCTGAAACAGATAAAATACCTATTAGGCCTATTTATTTCAAACATTCCAGCTCAGAATGCCAGCCTTATGCAGCTGGCTTTATATCAGCACTTTTACATGCAGGGATTACTAAAGCTGGGCATCTCCACGGTAACGGAATGATGCtttgactcagatttttcactttaaaatgtatgccaaacaaaaactattgatttcaaagtttaacaaatcaTAGAACTCTATGCAAATagactactttgaacaatttacacagcaaacctaacaaaaacacatttactggaagaactgtgcagatgctgAGAGAGAATAGCCGAAGGTAATGATAGACTATTGAATATCACACCATTGATATTCCGACACAGTACAAAGTTCGTGGCACCTGTACAAATTTTGCTCTTGTTATTTTTAGCAGCGAATAAAAGTCATGAAAATATGTAAAGTTTTTCTTCCTGTTTAACATTTTATTCTTTATTCTTGTTTAAACTTAAAAGGTACAGACTTTGTACCTTTTAACCGTGCAGATACTGAGTGAGTTTTGCCCTGAGAGTAACACAATTGTTTATTTGATGTAACAAGTGTCCCCTGGCTTGTTAAATTGGTagggaattgaccccaaccctggcacTGCCACCTAACCCATTCAACCCTGGCACTGCCACCTAACCCATTCAACTCTGGCACTGCCACCTAACCCATTCAACCCTGGCACTGCCACCTAACCCATTCAACCCTGGCACTGCCACCTAACCCATTCAACCCTGGCACTGCCACCTAACCCATTCAACCCTGGCACTGAACCTAACCCATTCAACCCTGGCACTGAACCTAACCCATTCAACCCTGGCACTGCCACCTAACCCATTCAACCCTGGCACTGCCACCTAACCCATTCAACCCTGGCACTGCCACCTAACCCATTCAACCCTGGCACTGCCACCTAACCCATTCAACCCTGGCACTGAACCTAACCCATTCAAGCCACGGCATAACAAATCAATGTATTAAtcagttttttaaatgttttatatatatatagtgcttttaacaacaacaaaaaatgtcacaaagtgctttacagtaacccaggtAGAAGTTCTACAAGTTTTGAGTATATATCCATGTGAGTAAGCTGGCTGAATGTGGGTGACAGTGTTAAATTGGTCAGTGGTGTGGAAATGCCAGATTTAGCTTGCCAAACAGGGGGCACGGCTCTACATTACCCACTGCCTGCTCCCTCCATAACTTTCTCTGGTACTCCCGCCCAAACAGAGCACGGCCAGTGTATGGAATCCTGCCACTTTTACTGAAAAGGGTAACTCCCAACACCGCAGCACTGGGTGAAAAACAGCCTGCAGTGCTCTCTCACCCAGGGCTGGGCAGGGGAGTTG includes the following:
- the gtpba gene encoding GTP-binding protein 10; its protein translation is MMLMSALRMRVLGVNSTDYSSSIPSIGELNTEGDRVLVARGGQGGSYHSEFLPSKGQTRQIRLDLKLIADLGLVGFPNAGKSSLLTALSHAKPQIASYAFTTLRPEIGKVMYEDHKQISVADLPGLIEGAHMNRGMGHQFLKHVERTRQLLFVVDVCGFQLASKTPFRSAFEAVQLLIKELELYKEDLPCKPAVLVVNKMDLPDAEDKLTELQEQLLNPHEFSHLLPDDMVPKNNMDFRHVVPISAATGFGIAHLKTCIRQSLDKDASMATESQHCDRLQALRGAVPAKNTLTWGPTASV
- the gtpba gene encoding GTP-binding protein 10 isoform X1: MVWISRICYRKYGNFVDNLRLYVRGGSGGMGLPRLGGQGGKGGDVWVVAQKEMTLKRVKDKYPQKRFIAGVGTNSSVRALRGQKGEDQEVLAPPGITVTNDDGKVLSELNTEGDRVLVARGGQGGSYHSEFLPSKGQTRQIRLDLKLIADLGLVGFPNAGKSSLLTALSHAKPQIASYAFTTLRPEIGKVMYEDHKQISVADLPGLIEGAHMNRGMGHQFLKHVERTRQLLFVVDVCGFQLASKTPFRSAFEAVQLLIKELELYKEDLPCKPAVLVVNKMDLPDAEDKLTELQEQLLNPHEFSHLLPDDMVPKNNMDFRHVVPISAATGFGIAHLKTCIRQSLDKDASMATESQHCDRLQALRGAVPAKNTLTWGPTASV